The following DNA comes from Vigna radiata var. radiata cultivar VC1973A chromosome 4, Vradiata_ver6, whole genome shotgun sequence.
CATTAACTTCTTCAATAAACCAAGtacaaataaaacatattagTATAAAAAACTTCTCCATGACTCCAAATTCCATGGCTTGATTAGAGCCCTTTGATAAGCAATGAAAGTTGTAGGGAGGGACAACACACACAACTTGAGGGGAGAATTGTTGAGAATCTAAGTGTGAATCCAATTCCTatattggatagaaatgagaaaatagaGCATTATATAACGGTGAAGACTCATTAATCTATTatcttaagttttttaataGAGAGCGGTGTCAATCTCTTATCTGGTTAGACTCAGATCTCATTGGTATTGTATCTCTCTAATGAACATCCTTCTCAAAAAACCTAACAAGAGCTTCGTCTAAAAAACCAGCCTTGATCCATAAATTTAGTAGTGACTCCAATGCTTTGTGAGACATTTCTTGCAATTTACAATCTTCACCAATATCATAGGCATTCCTTTTGGAAGagcatattatattatatcccCAATAATTTTGCACTCTTTTGCAGGCTTtgataaataagaaagaaaaagtaattaatgtATTAGTGGcttcataaacaaaaaaacaaaacacaaccaTTCATATAATAATGTTTCATTTATGATGCATGAATGATAATATGGACAATTGTTCACAATTCTCTGACATCTAATAAATGTGATACAATTTCTCTTTTACTCTTTACCCTTACTAAAATGTGGCAACAGTGGTAACTTCatattgttctatttttttagttCACTATCTATTAAATAGAAACATCACTTTTAATCCATTACAACTCTTTCATTCcctaattgttttatttttcttgtttaataAACACCACCCAATTCGTTAAATAAGTATTATCACTCTTTGTATGCAGCAAGAAAAActagaattattattatagtttaatactcCACTGTTTTTGTTTTGCATCAAGTCCATAGTTCTTCCAAGACTCAAGAATCATATAAAGAATAAAGTTACACTACAATGATGAGGAAGACTTGAACTTTTTTTCTACTTAAAGAATCAAGAGAAACccctaaaaaaattattacagaaaataaaaaaaaataaagggttaTGCAATTAATAAAGAGAAAACcaagataaaggaagaaaggGTTATCCTTTTCTTGTTGCTCTTAACGGGAGAACTTGAGATCCTTCACGATGACTATTGTGCAATAAGTGTTGAAGATGGGGCTTCATAAAGAAGGTTCACATGGAACATTTTGGGGTCCATACTAGGGTTAAAGATGAAGGTTGGTGGTTACCGTTCAACAAGATCATTTTCGATGAGGGTTTGTGTGAGAAATGTCGTTTCTACCCCTGTTTTGTTATGTTTGTTATTTGCTGTCtagatattttgttttctgttacTGTGGCAGCCAGGCTGTAATTTctgctttcttcttttttcgtTTTGTGCAGTATGCTGAATATATATCAGCATTCTCAGACTTTATGAAATAGAATGAAAGAATGAGGATTGAAGTTTCTTTTATACACTATTCTCTGTCATGGTATCATCGCCGACACCCACTGTTTCTTCCGCCTaagctttcttctcttcttcctcatttTCTAAAAATGGCTTCCCTCAGCCATCATATTACACACACATCGGATCACCTGGTGAATCCGGCAAACCCACTTTACCTTCATCTTGAAGAAAACCCAGCATTGGTGCTTGTTTCCCCTCTTCTCATAGAGAACAACTTTCATTAATGGGAACGAGACATGATCGTCGCACTGGAGACCAAAACAAGGAAAAGTTCATTGATGGTACTCTCCCTTGTCCCCCTATCACAGATCCACTTCACGAGGCTTAGCGCCAATCCAATCGAATGGTGATGTCCTGGCTAACACGTTCCATGACTCCTTCGATCAAGCAATCGGTGATGTGGATGGATACATCATCAGAGATTTGGAGAGATCTCAAGGATCGATTCTCTCATGCTGATAAATTTAGGGTTTCTGATCTTCAAGATCAGATTCTTGCTTGTCATCAAGGTGACTTGTCTGTTTTTGAGTATTATACAAAACTGAAAAATTCTATGGAAAGAGTTGGAGCTCTATAGATGTGTTCTCACTTGCAATTGCTTGACTCCCTGTGCTTCTGGACTTCTTGCAAAACTTCGTAAAGAACGGAGGATGATTATGTGATTCGATTTCTCCGTAGCCTTAATGAGAACTATGCCCAAGTTCGTTCTCAAATCATGATAATGGATCCCATGCCTTCGATTGTCGAAAAAATTTCTATGGTTCTTCAACATGAACGTGAGTTCATCGACACCAATCTCAAACATCTTGTTTCCGATTCCTTGGCCTTTACTGCGGTTTCTAATGCTCAACCACGCTTCAACTCTTCCAACAAAGTCCCTTCCAATGCCAGCAAAAACCCtttcaagaacaacaaattttgtgaaaaatgcAAGAAGACCAACCACACCATTGAAACTTGTTATTTTTGCATTGGTTTCCCTACTggttataaaaagaataagCCCAACGTCAAAGCTTCTGCTAGTTTGGTTGAAGTAGATTCCACTGCTTCTCTACAACAACTGGATTTGGATGGTAGTCCTCCCAATGACCAATTCACTTTCTCTAAAGACCAGTATCAAGCAATTTTGGCTTTGCTCCAACACAGTAAGGATCATTCATCCTCGGTGAATCAagcatattttaaaaacttaggTACATCTTTTGCTTTTGTTCCTTGGATATTTGACAGTGGTGCCACATACCACATCTGTCCCACCAAATCCTTCTTTCATAACCTTCATGCCATAAAACCCATACACATTAAATTGCCTAATCACACTACTGTTACTGCTAATTTCTCAGGGAATATTCACATAGGTTACCTATTTCTTCCTGATGTTCTTTTTGTCCCtgaattttatgtttatctCATATCTATTCCCAAACTTGTTTCCACTATTGACTGTATGGCAGTATTTTATGATTCTCACTGTTTCCTTTTCCAGAAATCTCAATTCAAGATGATTGGAGCAGCTAGGAAGATCAATGGCTTGTACAGTCTTGAAGAATCAAGTGTTATACGTTGCaatttaattttccaaaatactgttatcaataaattaaatgcTTTTGTTGTAAATGCAGTCAATATCGGTGAACTTTGGCACCATAGACTAGGTCATACTTCAAATTCCATTTTACAATTGTTGTCTTCTCAACAtactaatattatatacaaGAGTTGTGCTCCTTGTCACACTTGTCATTTTGACAAACATAAGAAATTACCTTTTTCTCTTAGCATCTCCAAGAGTTCTTAATTTTTTGAGTTGTTGGATGTTGACATTTGGGGACCCTTAAACACTGTTTCTATTGAcggttataaatattttttaacacttgTTGATGATTTCAGTAGATTTCCATGagtttatcttttaaaatcaaaagtcGAGGTCAAAACTGTTCTTCCCAATTTCATACATCTCATTGAAAATCAATTTGACAATAAACTTAAAAGACTAAGGTCTGACAATGAAAATGAGTTTTTCTTGACTGATTTCTTCTCCTATAAAGGCATTTTTCATGAAACATCATGCATTGAATCACCCCAACAGAATTTAATAGTTGAGCGCAAGCACCAACATATTTTGAATGTAGCTCGCGTCTTACTTTTCCAATCCCATTTACCTTCTTTTTTTCGGTCTTTTGCTATAAGACATGTTGTACATCTCATAAACAGGCTGCCTACTCCATTTCTTAAAAATCAATCTCCTTATGAAATTGTTTTTGGCAAAATCCCTGACTTTAACACACTTAGAGTCTTTCGTTGTCTAGCTTTTGCAAACACTATTACTTCTGGCAGAACCAAATTAGACAAAAGAGCTTCTAagtgtatttttcttggattCAAATCAGGGGTCAAAGGTTTTCTATTATATGATCTCACTTCACAACAGTTTTTGCTCTCTCGCAATGTCACTTTCTATGAGTCTCATTTTCCATATTTACCTCCCCATTCTGTTTCTCCTCACCATAACACTGGTACTGTTGCATCTCAACAATCATTTGATTCTTTGATTGCATTTGATATACCTGGTTCACACTTTAATGATTTTTGTATTACTTCTGATATTGTCTCTAGTAATAATGATCCTAATGTTATTGAACCAGTTATGCAATTTCATGATGATTCTAGTGATACTGTGCAAGTTGTTGATCGACCTGGTAGAATTTCAAATAGAATTAGGAAGCCCCTTGCTTATTTGTCTGATTATGATTGTTCCACTGTTTCTTTTGCTCCAACTTTTAACTGCACAACTTATCCTTTACAATCATACTTGTCATATTCCAAATGTTCTAACTCTCATACTGTTTTTTGCATGTCTTTATCTGCCATCATTGAGCCTTCTTCTTTTAAAGAGGCTTGTCAACATGCTCACTGGCAGCAGGCCATGCTTGCAGAAATTCAGGCTCTTGAGAGGAATAGAACTTGGTCATTGGTCTGATTACCACCAAAGAAAAGAGTTGTTGGTTGCAAATGGGTCTACAAGACTAAATTGAATGCAGCTGGGGCTATAGAAAGATATAAGGCACGCCTAGTTGCCAAAGGGTTCACACAAACTGAAGGCATGGATTTCTTTGACACTTTTTCCCCTGTTGTGAAGATCACAACCGTCAGATTTCTTCTTTCCATTGTCATTTCTCGCAATTGGTTTTCACACCAGCTTGACGTTGATAATGCTTTTTTACATGGTGATTTGGATGAAGAGGTATATATGAAACCTACCCCGGGCTTGATTCTTCCAAAACCTGATTTGGTTATTAAATTGCACAAGTCTCTCTATGGACTTCGACAAGCTTCTCGGCAATGGAATTCTAAACTCACTGCTGCCTTACTTTCTTTTGGATTTTCTCATAGTCCTGTTGATCATTCCTTATTCATTAGACACTCTACTACTTCTTTTACTGCCCTTCTggtctatgtggatgatatcGTTCTAACTGGTGATAGCATGGATGATATTGTTGCTGTTAAGAAATTTTTACATCAAGAATTCCGAATCAAAGACTTAGGcaatctcaaatattttcttggtttCAAAGTTGCTAGATCACAACAGGGTCTTATCTTGAATCAACGAAAATATTGCTTAGAAATTTTAGCTGAATTTGGTCTCACTAGCTACAAACCAGCATCTTCACCTTCAAATCCTACCGATAAGCTTAAGGATGATGACAGTGATCTTCTTCCAGATCCTACTCCTTATAGGAGATTAATTGGCAAGCTGCAGTATCTAACAAACACTCGACCTgacatttcttttgttgtcCAGCAAGTTAGTTAGTTCATGTCCAAGCCCAGATCCTATCATCTCAATGCTATTTTCAGGATCTTGAAATACCTCAAAGGTTGTCCTGGATTAGGTCTTTTTTATCCTTCCAACAATCCTCACAGACTTCAAGCCTTTTCTGACTCAGATTGGGCTGCTTGTTGCATCTCTAGAAAATCCACCACAGGTTATTGTGTATTCTATGGTAATTGTCTTATCTCTTGAAAATCAAAGAAGCAATCTACCGTGTCCAGGAGCTctactgaagctgaatatagagCTTTAGCCTCTTTTGCTTGTGAATTGCAATGGTTGAAGTATGTTGCTGATGATTTATGCCTTAAAATTCCACTTCCTTTTCCTACATTTTGTGATAATCAATCTGCCATTCAACTGGCTAAGAATCCATCCTTTCATGAACGCACCAAACATATTGAAGTGGATTGTCATATTATTCGTGCTAAGGTTCTTGATGGGCTCATTGTTCTTTCTCATGTTCCTTCGAAGCATCAACTGACAGATATGTTCACTAAGTCACTTTATCCCGGGCCTTTCAACATCAATTTATCCAAGATGGGATTGTTGAACATTCACCACCCATCTTGAGGGAGGGTGTGAGAAATATCGTTTCTACCCCTGTTTTGttatgtttgttatttgttgtctagatattttgttttctgttacTGTGGTAGCCAGGCTGTAAtttttgctttcttcttttttcgtTTTGTGCAATATGCTGAATATATATCAGCATTCTCAGACTTCATGAAATAGAATGTCtagatattttgttttctgttacTGTGGTAGCCAGGCTGTAATTTctgctttcttcttttttcgtTTTGTGCAATATGCTGAATATATATCAGCATTCTCAGACTTCATGAAATAGAATGAAAGAATGAGGATTGAATTCTTTTATACACTACCATTTCTCTGTCAGTTTGAGTTCCGACGAGCCTCAACAAGAGATTTGATAAGGTTTTGCAGGGCTCTAAGGTGGGACCCTTAAAGGTGAGACATTTTTGACAAGTAGAACAACGGAGAACGAAGATGAGGGTCTGGACAATGTTTAGTGTTTTGtccaaatattttcttttgagagTTAATGCTTTGGAAAATTAGAAACTTAAAAACATTTAAGTCTGTGGGAGAATTAGcaaatttaaaaacatcaaTTTATGTTTATTGGAAAATTAATAAATCCAAAAACATCAATTTGAGTCTTTTGAAAAATCAACatacttaaataatttctttttattaagaaGAAATTGTCTTACAACTAGTGATGGCAAAAAAAATTCGTGTCCGCGGATATCCATTGATAAAATCCGCGACAGATAGTTGATACTcacggatatttactacccgaaacCCGCGGATAGCGGCTATTTTAATGCACGTTTATAAATGGGTCACGTGTGGGTATTACACTATCCGtatccgcaaaaaataaaagtaaaaatttaatttttattttattaagttaaatttaattaaaattaacaataatttatattttacaaggttaaatttaattaaaattgtactatatggaGTATACCgatcgaaattaattgtcatttatggacaattaacaggtattaacAGGTCACATTGCCttactctttataaaatatacggtattgattattgattactAGGTTGGGGTTGagtgcctaaaaatatattgcactaattaataagtcagattgtcttattctttacaaaatatacggtattaattagtgattattggatttgattgcctaaataATACTgcattaatggttaatcaatgggttTGTCTGCcacatattaattattgattattggatttgattgcctatAAATATACAAGTGATGTCTAGCTACaatctttcttttctatcttaataaaatttagaccttttttatatcttgagcATCGGAGTGTCTTCTTTACGTCAACAACCCGTAGATGACATTCTCAAGAAGGATTtgagatcaaaagagaacaaagcaatgAAGGACGACGATTGACCATTGGACCAATTcaacagaaacaaaaattaaattttaatttatatttaatttaatttatattatattttatatatattttttttgtaattctatttaaattttattttaataatttataaaaatatatttttttaaatatttgcgggtatctgCGGATATCCccaggttttaaaatattcgcgggtattttttaaacgggtatCCGTGCGGGTAGcgagtgaatttttttttgtcgggtCGGTTTGCgagtaggcactatccgtgcccgacccgatTTGTTGTCATCCCTAGCTACAACGATGTTAATAGAGTTGGTTTCCCAAACTGACGCAAAATGTCATAAcatcatcattatttttattaaggtttttatttaataaattaggaaatagaaatattttttttttgtgaaaatatagtgcaaataaataaaaatcattgaagattgaagaatatatcaataaaatttgttatcaaCGGATTGAGttactttaataacaaaaatcaaataaatgataattagtaaagattgaaaaatatttcaaaaaaaataatttgtcaacaaatatttcaattaaaaaaaatcaagtacGAATATCAGACCAGTCCAATTAAAGAAAACTCGCCTAGatccaataaataaaaagggTGACAAAGCTAGAAAACACACTCTTAGAGCATAGAAAACTAACTTTAAGAGAGATATGGCATAGTCTCATTCTGGAAGTATTGTTCATTATTCTTTTCTAGTATTCAGAATATATAGGAGTAACTAACTCCCTTATTGGCGAGATTGGACGTAATGAATATTTAATCTTCCACTCTTGTGTTTTATTCTTGTTCCTAACTCCATGATTGTCTACAAATTTTGTAGCACATGTTGATTGAAAAATAGTTTGGAAAACTTAATTGGGATAGGACAACTAATAGATTTCACATACTAGACATagatataaaacaattaatcattcataatatcataaatttgaACTTAATGCAAACTCATACTAAAAATGTTAAGATATTaagatttttcttattaaaatttaatcttgtTGCTAAGACATTATAACTTGTTACATGTAGTGAATGTTAAAATAGGAATTagaaatatattgtttaatatttttgtattaaattggATTATCGTGAAATCTTTAccatatatttcattaaatacatttaattattttatacaattttagaattgttttataattaatacatttttattacttCAAGGTTTTCTtagtattaattaataaataaacacaattaCTTTTAACAATACAAGTACttagaaaatgatatataaatttatccacttcatttactaattttataagaCTTTCATAGTTAAAGAGTAGGTTTTTGACCCACACAGCGTGAATGCTaataaaaggtttttttttttttttacatgttttaattttattctttatattattgtttttcaaaactaaattaattatcaatCTCTTAGGAATTCTCCAAGAgccatttcttcttttttcctcgTACAGATTATCAAAACTTCATTTATGTTAGAATTGTAGTAAAGGTCATAAAGTCTTGAAAAAAGACCAAAAAATATCTTACTTTTCCAAGGAAAGATAGACAGGACAATGTCACttattataattaacattaGGAAGGAATAACCTAATTAAAATGCGAATAATTGTGACTTTTTCAGCACATTCGGTGAATcttgtttgtatttttaataatttttaaaccatataaataaatgtgttaAAAATGCATTAAAAATAACGGTTAAAACttttttccaataaatttcAACCAACgagttattgaaaaaaaaatagtaaatatgtAAATCACATttcctaatttaaaaatttacccACTATCAGTTTCACTAATTTAACTCAAATCTCCCATATTTTTCCATACTAATAAAAcacatattttttctctattctTTGTAACATTTAGCTTATacactataattattttttattcaaaattaatc
Coding sequences within:
- the LOC106758365 gene encoding uncharacterized protein LOC106758365 translates to MTPSIKQSVMWMDTSSEIWRDLKDRFSHADKFRVSDLQDQILACHQGDLSVFETEDDYVIRFLRSLNENYAQVRSQIMIMDPMPSIVEKISMVLQHEREFIDTNLKHLVSDSLAFTAVSNAQPRFNSSNKVPSNASKNPFKNNKFCEKCKKTNHTIETCYFCIGFPTGYKKNKPNVKASASLVEVDSTASLQQLDLDGSPPNDQFTFSKDQYQAILALLQHSKDHSSSVNQAYFKNLGTSFAFVPWIFDSGATYHICPTKSFFHNLHAIKPIHIKLPNHTTVTANFSGNIHIGYLFLPDVLFVPEFYVYLISIPKLVSTIDCMAVFYDSHCFLFQKSQFKMIGAARKINGLLPTPFLKNQSPYEIVFGKIPDFNTLRVFRCLAFANTITSGRTKLDKRASKCIFLGFKSGVKGFLLYDLTSQQFLLSRNVTFYESHFPYLPPHSVSPHHNTGTVASQQSFDSLIAFDIPGSHFNDFCITSDIVSSNNDPNVIEPVMQFHDDSSDTVQVVDRPGRISNRIRKPLAYLSDYDCSTVSFAPTFNCTTYPLQSYLSYSKCSNSHTVFCMSLSAIIEPSSFKEACQHAHWQQAMLAEIQALERNRTWSLV